In Parus major isolate Abel chromosome 3, Parus_major1.1, whole genome shotgun sequence, the following are encoded in one genomic region:
- the NTPCR gene encoding cancer-related nucleoside-triphosphatase isoform X1, with amino-acid sequence MSKHVFLTGPPGVGKTTLIQKVTQALKSSGVPIDGFYTQEVREGGRRTGFDVVTLSGNRGPLSRVSPSSGSSASRREYRVGQYVVDLVSFEQLVLPMLRNVNQDGDTEKRICVIDEIGKMELFSQAFIQAVRQTLAGSGTVVLGTIPIPKGKPLDLVEEIRSRKDVRVFNVSKENRNSILQDILAAVESCRK; translated from the exons ATGTCCAAGCACGTGTTTCTTACGGGACCCCCAG ggGTTGGAAAGACTACTTTGATCCAGAAAGTCACTCAAGCTCTAAAATCCTCAGGTGTTCCCATTGATGGATTTTACACACAGGAAGTTAGAGAAGGTGGCAGGAGAACAGGATTTGATGTTGTCACTCTGTCTGGAAACCGAGGACCTTTATCTAGAGTCAG TCCCAGTTCTGGCTCTTCTGCTTCAAGACGCGAATACCGGGTTGGACAATATGTTGTAGACCTTGTCTCATTTGAGCAGTTGGTTCTACCTATGCTGAGAAAT GTAAATCAGGATGgtgacacagagaaaagaatttgtGTCATAGATGAGATTGGTAAAATGGAACTCTTCAGCCAGGCTTTCATTCAAGCTGTTCGTCAAACGCTGGCTGGCTCGGGGACTGTGGTGCTTGGAACTATTCCAATACCTAAGGGAAAGCCACTGGATCTTGTTGAAGAAATAAGAAGTAGGAAAGATGTTAGAGTGTTCAAT GTTagtaaggaaaacagaaacagcattttgcaAGACATCTTGGCAGCTGTGGAAtcctgcagaaaatga
- the NTPCR gene encoding cancer-related nucleoside-triphosphatase isoform X2, producing the protein MSKHVFLTGPPGVGKTTLIQKVTQALKSSGVPIDGFYTQEVREGGRRTGFDVVTLSGNRGPLSRVSPSSGSSASRREYRVGQYVVDLVSFEQLVLPMLRNVSKENRNSILQDILAAVESCRK; encoded by the exons ATGTCCAAGCACGTGTTTCTTACGGGACCCCCAG ggGTTGGAAAGACTACTTTGATCCAGAAAGTCACTCAAGCTCTAAAATCCTCAGGTGTTCCCATTGATGGATTTTACACACAGGAAGTTAGAGAAGGTGGCAGGAGAACAGGATTTGATGTTGTCACTCTGTCTGGAAACCGAGGACCTTTATCTAGAGTCAG TCCCAGTTCTGGCTCTTCTGCTTCAAGACGCGAATACCGGGTTGGACAATATGTTGTAGACCTTGTCTCATTTGAGCAGTTGGTTCTACCTATGCTGAGAAAT GTTagtaaggaaaacagaaacagcattttgcaAGACATCTTGGCAGCTGTGGAAtcctgcagaaaatga